Proteins from a single region of Runella sp. SP2:
- a CDS encoding serine hydrolase produces the protein MIRTIAFLALVVVFSCNNTSDNQHQASHLHHTLVDCVSDKSLSPEKLAEVKKRIKADEKAARLDSLFQRKFKLERFNGNVLIAQQGVVLYRNSNGYAQVEKKDTLRPDSKFQLASLSKTFTAVAILKLYEAGKLSLEDSVKKFIPQFPYSGIQVKSLLSHRSGLPNYAYVLTDSVRKRNPYPTNDDIVRWYCAVKPRPYNTPNTYFSYSNTNYALLATIVEKVSGKTFEAFLQDSIFKPLGMQNTWLITTKNDSLNQLRTAGYQYNRRLPKDNFDDVVGDKGVYSTMDDIFRWYAGLSGGCVLRPETLKEAFTPRSFEKRGIRNYGYGFRMHVDEATKQAKYVYHTGWWKGYNTLMWFSPKDKFVIILLSNRYNRSIYQIKPILQILEGKGEVDAEIEEGMF, from the coding sequence ATGATTAGAACCATTGCATTTCTCGCCTTAGTGGTTGTTTTTTCGTGTAATAACACCAGCGATAATCAACATCAAGCATCTCATCTTCACCACACATTAGTCGATTGTGTTTCGGATAAGTCGCTTTCTCCTGAAAAACTTGCCGAAGTAAAAAAACGTATCAAGGCCGATGAAAAAGCAGCTCGTTTGGATTCACTTTTTCAGCGAAAATTTAAACTAGAGCGGTTTAATGGTAATGTCCTCATTGCACAACAGGGCGTCGTTTTGTACCGAAATTCCAACGGATACGCCCAAGTTGAAAAAAAAGACACCCTTCGTCCTGATTCGAAGTTTCAGTTGGCGTCGCTTTCAAAAACATTCACGGCGGTAGCCATTCTCAAACTGTATGAAGCAGGTAAGCTCAGTTTGGAAGACTCCGTCAAGAAATTTATTCCGCAGTTTCCGTACTCGGGTATTCAGGTCAAAAGTTTGCTTTCACACCGCAGTGGCTTGCCCAATTATGCTTATGTACTCACCGACAGCGTACGTAAACGCAATCCTTACCCGACCAACGATGACATCGTGCGCTGGTACTGCGCCGTAAAACCAAGACCCTATAATACGCCCAATACGTATTTTAGTTACAGCAATACCAATTATGCTTTGCTGGCCACCATTGTAGAGAAGGTGTCGGGAAAAACGTTTGAGGCGTTTCTTCAAGATTCGATTTTTAAGCCCCTTGGAATGCAAAATACGTGGCTTATTACGACCAAAAATGACTCCCTAAATCAGTTACGTACTGCAGGCTATCAATACAACCGCCGTTTGCCAAAAGACAATTTTGATGATGTAGTGGGTGACAAGGGTGTTTATTCTACCATGGATGATATTTTTCGCTGGTATGCAGGGTTGAGCGGAGGCTGCGTGTTGCGCCCCGAAACGCTGAAGGAAGCTTTCACACCTCGTAGTTTTGAGAAAAGAGGCATCAGAAACTACGGCTATGGCTTTCGGATGCACGTGGACGAAGCCACCAAACAAGCCAAGTACGTGTATCACACGGGCTGGTGGAAAGGCTACAATACCTTGATGTGGTTTAGCCCAAAAGACAAATTTGTCATCATCCTTTTGAGCAACCGCTACAACCGTAGCATCTATCAAATCAAGCCTATTTTGCAGATTTTAGAAGGAAAAGGCGAAGTGGACGCCGAAATCGAGGAAGGGATGTTTTGA
- a CDS encoding DUF1573 domain-containing protein, which yields MKKVFSLFVAILAFSAVSFAQKGVIKFAKNENDFGKIEQGKPVTYVFEFTNTGTDPIVLGNVAASCGCTTPEWTREPVMPNKKGTVKATFNAGVMGPFNKTVTVPSNAENGTVYLTLKGEVIANKTATPAKSGK from the coding sequence ATGAAAAAGGTTTTTTCACTATTCGTAGCAATTTTAGCATTTAGCGCAGTTAGCTTCGCCCAAAAAGGAGTAATCAAATTCGCTAAGAACGAAAATGATTTCGGTAAAATCGAGCAAGGAAAGCCAGTGACTTACGTATTTGAGTTCACAAACACAGGTACTGACCCTATCGTATTGGGTAACGTAGCGGCTTCTTGCGGATGTACAACTCCTGAGTGGACGCGCGAGCCAGTGATGCCAAACAAAAAAGGAACTGTAAAAGCTACGTTTAACGCTGGCGTGATGGGACCTTTCAACAAGACTGTGACTGTACCAAGCAACGCTGAAAACGGAACCGTTTATTTAACACTCAAAGGTGAAGTGATTGCCAACAAAACAGCTACACCTGCTAAAAGTGGTAAATAA
- a CDS encoding 3-coathanger stack domain-containing protein: MKPFLTSSIYYTLVSILFITYLSPKVFSQNIPDPNFAAAIRAACPTCIDGANNLLPPAKTLTSLDVSNKNISNLTGIGGFTALTQINCMQNQLTSLPTLPNTLLDLQCNNNLLTTLPSLPANLNRLICTDNQLTSLPSLPSNLIILNCDNNQLTSLPSLPNGLLDVWCHHNRLINLPTLPSNIISLICENNQLTILPELPSKLTTLICSNNNLTVLPTLPSGLTRLFCSFNKLTSLPSLPPNLPDLYCNSNQLTVLPTLPSSLTLLYCTDNQIASLPTLPLSLAKLHIDANKIKCLPNLVAGLQVYDSNTPIPTPPVCGTPTCPAPVATGADICLGTSVTLTATGCSGNGAVLKWYKSANDSLAVIPVSPNTTTNYYAKCEITTNGVTCISPASNSVAVTVIYPPAPPVTTVGSISTVCVTNSVTLSATGCTGAGNTIRWFMTGTNMSVTMPFTPTVSVSSYYAKCEKTVNGTSCLSGESNAIGVLYTPVPIATGATTCSATPITLSATGCSGNGAVLKWFRATDNVLVSMPVAPSITTNYYAKCEITSNGTVCTSGESNAIGVLYTPVPIATGATTCSATPITLSATGCSGNGAVLKWFRATDNVLVSMPVAPSITTNYYAKCEITSNGTVCTSAASNVVTVTIGLAPATPVASGARICPGSSVTLTATGCNGTGFSLKWYLGGSQVTMPVAPAVTTGGYYAKCELNMNGVTCVSSASNGVTITVANPPEPTIDNSTITICTGNSVTLTATCASVDYTIKWFKDPNESVTMPVTQGANYYAKCAMTTNNVTCLSGSSNSKRVIVMSPVAPMVTSGETICPGGSVSLYSSGCSTYIGLDVTSSLLKWFKTADNTPVTMPVSPTITTDYYAKCEVVSNGTTCSSPASSSASVTIAPLPTPVATGATIILGQSVTLTATGCTGASYTLKWFVASTNSAVTMPVSPTSNTDYYAKCEFTGTNGISCLSSASNNVTITTEEDPNPNARSAIDILTTLYYATDGPNWKNKTGWLQNNDPCSWYGVNCRTNSYNIKEVVSIELRNNNLKGIIPSNIGNLYSLNSLDLSQNQLSGRIPSTIENLLNLNYLALFSNQLSGNIPFSIGNLRNLQYLYLNHNQLSGNIPSSIGNLTKLLDFFLSNNLFTGIIPSVTGNLVNLKRLFLDNNQFSEGIPATIGNLINVEILAFSNNQLSGTIPSSIGNLKKLRALEVSLNQFSGNIPSSIGSLVSLETVSLNDNLLTDSIPSSLGNLKSLKNLYLYNNQLKGCLHPNLKQLCGKNVIINSGGSETNKLPSWEQFCSTGVGICDTLKVNHYHQLPANPLFNQRKLLKEGDTFKVCADGSEASIFKFSGGGYDYNNINVRIKENTLNNIDLYGQFTIAHKSKDSLVVKYKHPEYFNGGGKLATYTLEVFDAANNPSTSLATNKLEVYRAPIVFVHGFSASRKTFLDMESTLINWGLYEPRLIHRLDYSATSLAAFRENKDVVPNAINTLFNSLREANIASGKVACIGHSMGGILSRMYLQNTSTVAYRGDIQKLITVNTPHSGSHLPCLLDDPTISAPVLAKLSELANIYAFLWCPSNNENCFAVADLGIQSIAIRNDLNGPNLNKNKVPTHAIATKTIPFSLIPPDGAFGIRPIDAIIYTMADITLEDVFREANDMAVSYTSQLGGLSGCTSTFEDIAHMGSTDNISVISKVVNLLKESPSSSSFCQDGFSPSTMNCVPLGSINKPQNAIVNTNSPSISIITPQKGASIHHSKELGINVQGSTLTEITTYISYTNTSVYIARKAGSEAVFNFSVDTLVGKRKIVVIGKTATGEYVSDSTYFYVTKDICDDKGTILNVSGSITSGTYSSPNIISNALISVPNDVTFQATGYVIFTPGFEAKAQTVFKTEIKACPTAPNPPPK; the protein is encoded by the coding sequence ATGAAGCCGTTTCTTACTAGCTCTATTTACTATACACTGGTGAGTATTTTATTTATTACCTATCTCTCACCAAAGGTATTTTCCCAAAATATTCCCGACCCCAACTTTGCCGCAGCCATCCGAGCCGCCTGCCCTACTTGCATTGATGGAGCTAATAATTTATTGCCTCCTGCAAAGACCCTAACAAGCCTTGACGTATCAAATAAAAATATTTCTAACTTAACAGGGATTGGAGGGTTTACGGCATTAACTCAAATTAATTGTATGCAAAATCAATTAACGAGTTTACCTACCTTGCCCAATACTTTATTGGATTTGCAGTGCAATAATAATCTTTTGACAACTTTACCTTCTTTGCCTGCAAATTTAAATCGTTTAATTTGTACTGATAATCAACTTACAAGTCTCCCTTCATTACCAAGTAACCTCATAATTTTAAATTGTGACAATAATCAATTAACCAGTTTACCTTCTTTACCAAATGGATTACTAGATGTGTGGTGTCACCATAACCGGTTAATAAATTTACCAACTCTACCATCTAATATAATTTCATTGATTTGTGAAAATAACCAACTTACTATATTACCTGAGCTACCTAGCAAATTAACGACCCTAATCTGTTCAAATAATAATTTAACAGTGTTACCTACTCTTCCAAGTGGGCTAACAAGATTATTTTGTTCTTTTAATAAACTGACTTCGTTACCAAGTTTACCGCCAAATTTACCTGATTTATACTGTAATTCTAATCAACTTACAGTTCTGCCAACCTTGCCAAGTAGCCTGACTTTACTGTATTGCACTGACAATCAAATTGCTAGTTTACCTACTTTACCATTATCCCTAGCAAAACTGCACATTGATGCGAATAAGATTAAGTGCTTGCCAAATTTGGTGGCTGGTTTACAAGTGTACGATAGTAATACACCTATCCCCACTCCCCCTGTTTGTGGTACACCAACTTGCCCTGCCCCAGTAGCCACGGGAGCGGATATTTGCCTTGGCACTTCTGTGACTCTAACGGCAACTGGATGTAGTGGTAATGGAGCAGTATTGAAATGGTATAAATCAGCTAATGACTCGCTTGCAGTGATACCAGTCTCGCCCAATACAACCACTAACTACTACGCCAAATGTGAAATAACAACAAATGGCGTAACGTGTATATCGCCAGCCAGTAATAGTGTTGCAGTGACTGTTATCTATCCTCCTGCTCCTCCTGTTACTACTGTGGGGTCTATTTCAACAGTATGTGTTACGAATTCAGTGACACTGAGCGCAACAGGTTGCACGGGAGCAGGTAATACCATTAGATGGTTTATGACAGGCACTAACATGTCTGTCACAATGCCTTTTACCCCTACTGTATCTGTTAGTAGCTATTATGCTAAGTGCGAAAAAACGGTTAACGGAACTTCGTGTCTTTCGGGTGAAAGTAATGCTATAGGAGTGCTTTACACACCAGTACCCATAGCTACTGGCGCCACTACTTGCAGTGCTACGCCAATCACGCTCTCAGCCACAGGATGTAGTGGTAATGGAGCCGTTTTAAAATGGTTTAGAGCTACGGATAACGTTCTTGTCTCTATGCCTGTTGCTCCTTCAATAACCACTAATTACTACGCAAAATGTGAAATTACTTCCAATGGCACTGTCTGTACTTCGGGTGAAAGTAATGCTATAGGAGTGCTTTACACACCAGTACCCATAGCTACTGGCGCCACTACTTGCAGTGCTACGCCAATTACGCTCTCAGCCACAGGATGTAGTGGTAATGGAGCCGTTTTAAAATGGTTTAGAGCTACGGATAACGTTCTTGTCTCTATGCCTGTTGCTCCTTCAATAACCACTAATTACTACGCAAAATGTGAAATTACTTCCAATGGCACTGTCTGTACTTCTGCTGCGAGTAATGTCGTTACAGTTACTATTGGTCTTGCGCCTGCTACTCCTGTAGCCTCTGGAGCGCGAATATGCCCTGGGAGTTCCGTAACACTCACCGCCACGGGATGCAATGGTACTGGTTTTTCTCTTAAATGGTATCTTGGAGGAAGTCAAGTAACTATGCCCGTAGCTCCCGCAGTTACCACCGGCGGCTATTATGCTAAATGTGAACTAAATATGAATGGCGTTACTTGCGTTTCTTCTGCAAGTAACGGTGTTACGATTACCGTGGCAAATCCACCAGAACCCACTATAGATAACTCAACAATCACTATTTGTACTGGCAATTCGGTGACTTTAACGGCTACATGCGCCAGTGTAGATTATACGATAAAATGGTTCAAAGATCCTAATGAATCCGTTACTATGCCTGTTACACAAGGGGCAAACTATTACGCCAAATGTGCCATGACGACCAACAACGTTACTTGCCTCTCAGGGTCAAGTAATAGTAAAAGAGTAATTGTAATGTCTCCTGTAGCTCCAATGGTAACCTCTGGGGAAACAATATGTCCAGGAGGCTCAGTATCATTGTACTCTTCGGGTTGTAGCACATATATCGGTTTAGATGTAACAAGCAGCCTCTTGAAATGGTTTAAAACCGCCGATAATACCCCCGTTACCATGCCCGTTTCACCAACCATAACTACGGATTACTATGCCAAATGTGAAGTAGTATCTAACGGTACTACCTGTAGTTCGCCTGCGAGCAGTAGTGCCTCAGTAACAATCGCGCCACTTCCTACTCCCGTAGCCACAGGAGCTACGATTATTTTAGGACAATCAGTAACACTAACGGCAACAGGCTGTACAGGGGCAAGCTATACCTTGAAGTGGTTTGTAGCCTCTACCAATTCTGCCGTTACCATGCCTGTTTCTCCAACTTCCAATACCGATTATTACGCAAAATGTGAATTTACTGGTACAAATGGAATTTCGTGTTTGTCTTCCGCCAGTAACAACGTAACTATAACTACTGAAGAAGACCCTAATCCCAATGCCCGATCTGCCATAGACATTCTCACTACTTTGTACTACGCAACCGACGGCCCCAATTGGAAAAACAAAACTGGGTGGCTACAAAACAATGACCCTTGTAGTTGGTATGGGGTAAATTGTCGAACTAACTCTTACAACATAAAAGAAGTTGTATCCATTGAATTAAGAAATAATAATCTTAAAGGAATTATTCCTTCTAATATTGGCAATTTATATTCCTTGAATAGTTTGGATTTATCTCAAAATCAACTCAGCGGTAGGATTCCTTCAACAATTGAAAATCTGCTAAATTTGAATTATTTAGCTTTATTCTCTAATCAACTTAGTGGTAATATACCGTTTTCTATCGGTAATTTAAGAAACCTACAATATCTTTATCTGAACCATAATCAACTCAGTGGAAATATTCCTTCTTCTATTGGAAATTTGACAAAATTATTAGATTTCTTTCTAAGTAATAACCTTTTTACAGGTATCATTCCCTCTGTTACTGGCAATTTGGTAAACCTTAAACGCCTCTTTTTGGACAATAATCAGTTTTCTGAAGGTATTCCTGCCACTATTGGTAATTTAATAAATGTTGAAATTCTGGCATTTTCTAATAATCAACTTTCTGGCACAATTCCTTCATCTATTGGGAATCTAAAAAAACTGAGGGCTCTAGAGGTATCTTTAAATCAATTTAGTGGAAATATTCCTTCCTCAATTGGCAGTTTAGTCAGTTTAGAGACAGTTTCATTAAACGATAATTTACTTACCGATAGTATTCCTTCCTCCTTAGGAAATTTAAAAAGTTTAAAAAATCTGTATTTATACAACAATCAATTAAAAGGTTGCCTACACCCCAATTTAAAACAGCTTTGTGGTAAAAATGTAATTATTAATAGTGGCGGTAGCGAAACAAATAAACTACCCTCATGGGAGCAATTTTGTAGTACAGGAGTAGGAATATGTGATACTCTTAAAGTAAATCACTACCACCAACTCCCCGCCAACCCACTTTTCAATCAGCGCAAACTATTAAAAGAAGGGGATACATTTAAAGTCTGCGCGGATGGCTCGGAGGCTTCAATTTTTAAGTTTTCGGGCGGAGGCTATGATTATAATAATATCAATGTACGGATAAAAGAAAATACGCTTAACAATATAGATCTTTACGGACAGTTTACGATAGCACACAAAAGTAAAGATAGCTTGGTAGTAAAATACAAACACCCAGAGTATTTTAACGGAGGGGGTAAATTGGCTACTTATACATTAGAGGTGTTTGATGCTGCTAACAACCCCTCAACATCATTAGCAACGAACAAATTGGAAGTGTATCGTGCGCCAATCGTATTTGTTCACGGATTTAGCGCCAGTCGGAAAACATTTCTGGACATGGAATCTACCCTAATAAACTGGGGTCTGTACGAACCTCGTCTGATTCATCGGTTAGATTATTCAGCAACCAGTTTAGCTGCTTTTCGTGAAAATAAAGATGTAGTACCTAATGCAATAAATACGCTTTTCAATTCTCTCAGGGAGGCTAATATTGCCTCTGGTAAAGTAGCTTGTATTGGGCACAGTATGGGCGGAATTCTCAGCAGAATGTATTTACAAAATACCAGTACGGTAGCATATAGAGGTGATATTCAAAAACTAATCACCGTAAATACCCCCCACTCAGGCTCTCATTTGCCTTGCCTGTTAGATGATCCTACTATTTCTGCACCGGTCTTGGCTAAATTAAGTGAATTAGCCAATATTTATGCATTTCTTTGGTGTCCTTCCAACAATGAAAATTGTTTTGCGGTGGCAGACCTTGGCATACAAAGTATTGCAATCAGAAACGACCTAAATGGCCCAAATCTCAATAAGAATAAAGTTCCAACTCATGCTATTGCCACAAAGACAATCCCTTTCTCACTTATTCCACCTGATGGAGCCTTCGGAATAAGACCTATTGATGCAATTATTTACACAATGGCCGATATCACTCTTGAGGATGTTTTTCGTGAAGCAAATGACATGGCAGTGTCTTACACAAGTCAATTAGGGGGCCTGAGTGGCTGTACGAGTACTTTTGAAGATATAGCCCACATGGGCTCTACTGACAACATAAGTGTAATCTCAAAAGTCGTTAATTTACTAAAAGAAAGCCCTTCAAGCAGTAGTTTTTGTCAAGATGGCTTTTCTCCTTCAACAATGAATTGTGTACCTCTGGGAAGCATTAATAAGCCACAAAATGCGATTGTGAATACAAACTCGCCAAGTATTTCTATCATTACTCCTCAAAAAGGAGCATCTATTCATCATTCTAAAGAGTTGGGTATTAATGTCCAAGGTAGCACGTTAACAGAAATTACTACATATATTTCCTACACTAATACATCTGTTTACATTGCAAGAAAAGCGGGCAGTGAAGCCGTCTTTAATTTCTCAGTAGATACTTTAGTGGGAAAAAGAAAAATAGTGGTTATAGGGAAAACCGCAACTGGAGAGTATGTTTCTGATAGTACCTATTTCTACGTAACCAAAGATATATGCGATGATAAAGGAACCATTCTAAATGTATCGGGTAGTATCACGAGTGGCACCTATTCTTCTCCAAACATAATCTCCAATGCCCTAATTAGTGTCCCTAATGATGTTACATTTCAAGCCACAGGTTATGTAATCTTTACCCCTGGATTTGAAGCAAAAGCACAAACTGTGTTTAAAACAGAAATCAAAGCTTGTCCAACAGCCCCTAATCCACCGCCTAAATAA
- a CDS encoding Uma2 family endonuclease, with protein sequence METVAEKKFSVEEYFALEEKSEIRHEFYYGEIIEIPGETTTANLIALNVAFFFKALFRQLKGYAFFAHDVKLMVMGNKVYRYPDLVVIHQKGDHKKYVTDPVLIVEVLSESTEDIDRDKKRLEYFGLSSLQYYLTIHQDEPIVEIYTRSGKSWQFDFYTDINENVSLPFFDTQLSLQDIFEGVSFEKKGE encoded by the coding sequence ATGGAAACGGTAGCCGAAAAAAAGTTTAGCGTGGAGGAGTACTTTGCTTTGGAAGAAAAATCCGAAATCCGCCACGAATTTTATTACGGAGAAATCATTGAGATACCAGGAGAAACAACTACTGCTAATCTAATAGCTTTGAATGTCGCCTTTTTCTTCAAAGCGCTTTTTAGACAATTAAAGGGCTATGCTTTCTTTGCCCACGATGTGAAATTGATGGTGATGGGCAACAAGGTTTATCGTTACCCTGACTTGGTCGTAATTCACCAAAAAGGCGACCATAAAAAGTACGTAACCGACCCTGTATTAATTGTAGAAGTACTCTCTGAAAGCACCGAAGACATCGACAGAGATAAAAAACGCTTGGAGTATTTTGGGTTATCGTCTTTACAATACTATCTCACAATCCACCAAGACGAACCTATCGTGGAGATTTATACCCGCAGTGGTAAAAGTTGGCAATTTGACTTTTACACGGATATAAACGAAAACGTTTCTCTCCCGTTTTTTGATACCCAACTCTCCCTACAAGATATTTTTGAAGGCGTGAGTTTTGAGAAAAAGGGAGAGTAA
- a CDS encoding leucine-rich repeat domain-containing protein gives MKRFSTSLVAKIIFTLCWFTYALPKATSQNIPDPNFAAAIRAACPTCIDGANNLLAPAKALTELNVSFSNISDLSGIEGFTALHWLNCGNNKITNINMLPNNLQVFYCYSNQLTALPTLPEKLETLNCSSNYLLNNSFVNLPANLKKLFCWSNRISSLPSLPTTLKSLWCSFNPITVLPKLPSGLEELLCNGCQLSEVPSIPNSLIWLDCGSNKDITHLPELPSSLEILFCESNKLIALPILPQTLKKLDCGNQSLTVLPALPSSLEELYCYDNQIKSLPTLPSNLKRLTCSGNQLTTLPTLPNTLNFLDCGKNNLIDLPVLPTALKFFFCNKNQLSNLPSLPKGLNESWIFDNKITCLPTLPNSLFSLVLDNDDITCAPNYVDGLVVKNAIFVDIILPICSSTAPILVSGATLDNPSVTVGNTATLRAKATGSGIIKVRWQQKKATESSYTDINGSSSIYMPNTDIIYTTPPLTIPNNNVSFRAVFKSGCSEDVYSLPVTIRFADIGIIFSVGSGDWNNPSTWDCNCVPSATQNVVIKSGHKVALTPAMGPQSCKNLVIEPGAVFDAKGVFLSDPR, from the coding sequence ATGAAACGGTTCTCTACTTCTCTTGTAGCCAAGATTATTTTTACGTTATGCTGGTTTACATACGCGTTACCGAAAGCTACCTCTCAAAATATTCCCGACCCAAACTTTGCCGCAGCCATCCGAGCCGCCTGCCCTACTTGCATTGACGGGGCTAATAATTTACTTGCTCCAGCAAAAGCTTTGACAGAGTTAAATGTATCTTTTAGCAACATTTCTGATTTGTCTGGTATTGAAGGGTTTACCGCATTGCATTGGCTAAATTGTGGTAACAATAAAATTACAAACATTAATATGTTACCTAATAATTTGCAAGTATTTTATTGTTATTCTAATCAACTTACAGCGTTACCAACTTTACCCGAGAAGCTCGAAACACTTAACTGCTCTAGTAATTATTTACTTAACAATAGCTTTGTTAACCTCCCCGCTAATTTGAAAAAACTTTTTTGTTGGTCTAATAGAATCAGTAGCTTACCCTCCTTACCTACAACTTTGAAATCGTTATGGTGCTCTTTCAATCCAATAACTGTTTTGCCCAAACTACCCAGTGGTTTAGAGGAATTATTATGTAACGGCTGTCAATTATCAGAAGTCCCCTCAATACCTAATAGCTTAATTTGGTTAGACTGTGGGTCCAATAAGGATATAACACATTTACCAGAGCTGCCAAGTTCATTGGAGATATTGTTTTGTGAAAGTAATAAGCTTATTGCTTTGCCAATCCTACCCCAAACGCTCAAGAAATTAGACTGTGGAAATCAGTCTCTTACAGTTTTGCCCGCACTTCCTAGTAGTTTAGAAGAGTTATATTGTTATGATAATCAAATCAAGTCTTTACCTACTCTACCAAGTAATTTAAAAAGATTAACTTGCTCTGGTAACCAGCTTACTACATTGCCTACTCTGCCAAACACATTAAATTTTTTAGACTGCGGAAAAAATAATTTAATAGATTTGCCTGTCTTACCTACAGCTCTAAAATTTTTCTTTTGTAACAAGAACCAACTATCCAACTTGCCATCACTTCCAAAGGGCTTGAATGAGTCATGGATTTTTGATAATAAAATCACCTGCCTTCCAACCCTACCAAATTCGCTTTTCTCCTTGGTTCTTGATAATGACGACATTACTTGTGCTCCTAATTATGTAGATGGTTTAGTGGTAAAAAATGCAATTTTTGTCGATATTATACTACCTATTTGTTCTTCAACTGCCCCCATACTCGTGTCAGGTGCAACCCTTGATAACCCCTCGGTTACTGTAGGAAATACAGCAACGTTGAGGGCGAAAGCAACAGGCTCTGGAATTATAAAAGTAAGGTGGCAACAAAAAAAAGCGACAGAAAGCAGCTATACCGATATTAATGGCTCATCGTCCATTTATATGCCAAATACAGATATTATTTATACAACTCCCCCGCTTACTATACCAAACAATAACGTCTCTTTCCGAGCAGTTTTCAAATCAGGGTGTTCTGAAGATGTTTATTCTTTGCCTGTTACGATTCGTTTCGCAGATATTGGAATCATTTTTTCCGTTGGTTCAGGAGACTGGAACAACCCAAGCACATGGGATTGTAATTGCGTGCCCTCCGCTACTCAAAATGTAGTTATTAAGAGCGGTCATAAAGTTGCGTTGACTCCTGCAATGGGGCCTCAGTCGTGTAAAAATCTAGTGATAGAACCTGGGGCTGTATTTGATGCAAAAGGAGTATTTTTATCAGACCCTCGATAG